Proteins co-encoded in one Chitinophagales bacterium genomic window:
- a CDS encoding glycosyltransferase, whose product MFEYIYILLHLILFLFLVLPFVNVWMAQFRKQENIPEIIPVDEGEELSQMMAQTSAELTIEPTEQEAIEAIERDFACIITAYKNADIAVPLVESLLKQNYGEVNGNKHSIYLVADECDISRVSIVAQNWDKEKVMVLKPEEPLRLKAKSIIYAMEHFKKAHEVTAVFDADNLAHPNFLAELNRYFHAGFEAVQGQRTAKNLDTVYACADSTGEIYKNYIERYVPYLLGSSSVISGSGMAVDTKLYWEYLNSKEIQQGKTQWKKMLQEDKILQNHLLKQNVRIAYAKDAIVYDEKVTTAEQVETQRTRWLYSYFQNIPNSSNILWRGVKNFSFNQLLFGLITLTPPLFLLVFVAVFIGLLDILIAPFGTLILYAGLGIFGLNVVWVLHLSKAPKAVWNKLWAIPLFVLRQITALFKMSNPNKNFKHTEHTRKYDIKEVISDVGE is encoded by the coding sequence ATGTTTGAGTATATTTACATATTATTGCATTTGATTCTGTTTTTGTTTTTAGTATTGCCGTTTGTCAATGTATGGATGGCACAATTCAGAAAACAAGAAAACATCCCAGAAATCATTCCTGTGGATGAGGGGGAAGAATTGTCGCAAATGATGGCTCAAACTTCAGCAGAACTCACGATAGAACCAACAGAGCAGGAAGCCATTGAAGCTATAGAACGGGATTTTGCATGTATCATCACTGCTTACAAAAACGCTGATATTGCAGTGCCTTTAGTAGAGTCTTTGTTGAAGCAAAACTATGGAGAAGTAAATGGAAATAAGCACTCAATTTATTTAGTTGCAGATGAATGTGATATTTCAAGGGTATCTATTGTTGCTCAAAACTGGGACAAGGAAAAGGTGATGGTATTGAAGCCCGAAGAACCGCTTAGACTGAAGGCTAAATCCATTATTTATGCGATGGAACACTTCAAAAAGGCGCATGAGGTGACAGCAGTTTTTGATGCAGATAATTTGGCGCATCCCAATTTTTTGGCAGAACTGAACCGTTATTTCCATGCAGGTTTTGAAGCAGTACAAGGACAACGAACTGCCAAGAATTTGGATACAGTATATGCTTGTGCGGATTCGACAGGTGAGATTTACAAAAACTATATTGAGCGTTATGTGCCGTATCTTTTGGGTTCATCCTCAGTGATTTCTGGTTCGGGAATGGCAGTAGATACGAAACTATACTGGGAATACTTGAACAGTAAAGAGATTCAACAAGGTAAGACACAGTGGAAAAAAATGCTACAAGAAGATAAGATTCTACAAAACCACTTGTTGAAGCAAAATGTGCGGATTGCTTATGCCAAAGACGCGATTGTGTATGATGAAAAGGTGACAACAGCAGAACAGGTTGAAACCCAAAGGACTCGATGGTTGTATTCTTATTTTCAGAACATTCCCAACTCCTCCAATATTTTGTGGAGAGGTGTCAAGAATTTTAGTTTCAATCAATTATTGTTTGGCTTGATTACTCTCACTCCACCTTTGTTTTTGTTGGTATTTGTTGCTGTTTTTATCGGATTGTTAGACATATTGATAGCCCCTTTTGGAACATTGATATTGTATGCAGGATTGGGTATTTTTGGTTTGAATGTGGTTTGGGTGCTACACTTATCTAAAGCTCCCAAAGCGGTGTGGAATAAACTGTGGGCAATTCCTTTGTTTGTGCTTAGGCAAATAACGGCTCTGTTCAAAATGAGCAATCCGAATAAGAATTTTAAACACACGGAACACACCCGCAAGTACGATATAAAAGAGGTGATAAGTGATGTTGGAGAATAA
- a CDS encoding glycosyltransferase family 2 protein, giving the protein MKKNSTQPLVSLITINYNQTQATYELLQSLKNISYPNYEVIVVDNNSKESPKPLINALFPNVTVILSEKNLGFAGGNNLGVEAAKGEYLFFVNNDTEMTENVIEKLLTLFEDIPNLGMVSPKICYYDEPNRIQYAGFTRINPYTARNTTIGEHEIDEGQYSKPVPTPYAHGAAMMVKREVIDRVGLMAETFFLYYEELDWCERIRKGGYEIYVEPNALIYHKESLSVGKLSALKTYYITRNRILFMRRHASNLQWLAFVLFLVLFTIPKNLISYGLQRDFKQIQAFMKGILWNFYHQSGADFEAKLSLR; this is encoded by the coding sequence ATGAAAAAGAACAGCACTCAACCATTGGTTTCCCTGATAACTATTAACTACAACCAAACCCAAGCGACCTATGAATTGCTTCAATCGCTTAAAAATATTAGTTACCCAAACTATGAGGTGATTGTAGTAGATAACAATTCTAAGGAAAGCCCTAAACCCTTGATTAACGCACTCTTTCCCAATGTGACGGTTATTTTGAGCGAAAAAAATCTTGGATTTGCAGGCGGCAATAACCTAGGGGTTGAGGCTGCAAAGGGAGAGTATCTTTTTTTCGTGAACAACGATACAGAAATGACCGAAAATGTGATTGAGAAACTTTTGACATTATTTGAAGATATTCCCAATCTGGGAATGGTTAGCCCCAAGATATGTTATTACGATGAACCGAATCGCATTCAGTATGCAGGTTTTACACGAATCAATCCTTATACTGCTCGCAATACCACGATTGGAGAACATGAAATAGATGAAGGGCAATATTCCAAACCTGTCCCAACACCTTATGCTCATGGTGCAGCAATGATGGTCAAACGGGAAGTAATTGATCGTGTAGGATTGATGGCAGAAACTTTCTTTTTGTATTACGAAGAATTGGATTGGTGTGAACGCATTCGCAAAGGAGGTTATGAAATATATGTAGAACCCAATGCACTGATTTACCACAAGGAGTCTCTTTCGGTAGGAAAACTGAGTGCTTTGAAAACCTACTACATCACCCGCAATCGTATTTTGTTTATGCGTCGCCATGCTTCAAATCTTCAATGGCTTGCTTTTGTTTTGTTTTTGGTGTTATTTACGATTCCTAAAAATTTGATTTCGTATGGCTTACAAAGAGATTTTAAACAAATCCAAGCTTTTATGAAAGGTATTTTATGGAATTTTTACCATCAATCAGGAGCAGATTTTGAAGCCAAACTCAGTTTGCGTTGA